In Pseudonocardia sp. C8, one genomic interval encodes:
- a CDS encoding DUF418 domain-containing protein, whose amino-acid sequence MTMRVEDRHPHVQGPLGLTGRAPAPDLARGFMLLLIALANTPFYLYGRAHAVVGFHPVDGSLADKIVQAVLITGVDLRVYPMFAFLFGYGLAVIYRRQGEAGVPEREAFRLLQRRNLWLLVFGVVHAALLWGGDVLGAYGLCGLLLVWLFVRRADRTLLVWAGIGTAVLLVLAVFSVIGAAAVLASDGAVQAGGALPEFMTGSASAENPLVAAGYRLLLWVFLVVAQGLLGMTVPIAILLGFWAARRRILERPGEHLRLLRITAVGGIAVGWAGGLPHALAHIGVLDGFERVMWVFGGTQMLTGLACGIGYVALFGLVGDRVARRPLGPVGAAVAAVGKRSLTSYLGQSVLCAPLLAAWGFGLGAVFGSVTMALFAVGVWLVTVAYAVWLERRGRPGPAETLLRRLAYRS is encoded by the coding sequence ATGACCATGCGAGTCGAGGACCGGCACCCGCACGTACAGGGGCCGTTGGGGCTGACCGGGCGGGCGCCGGCCCCCGACCTGGCACGCGGCTTCATGCTCCTGCTGATCGCGCTCGCGAACACGCCGTTCTACCTCTACGGGCGTGCGCACGCCGTCGTCGGGTTCCACCCGGTCGACGGGTCGCTCGCCGACAAGATCGTGCAGGCGGTGCTGATCACGGGTGTGGACCTGCGCGTCTACCCGATGTTCGCGTTCCTCTTCGGGTACGGCCTCGCCGTGATCTACCGGCGGCAGGGGGAGGCCGGGGTCCCGGAGCGGGAGGCGTTCCGGCTGCTGCAGCGGCGCAACCTCTGGTTGCTGGTGTTCGGCGTCGTGCACGCGGCGCTGCTCTGGGGCGGTGACGTGCTGGGCGCCTACGGGCTGTGCGGCCTGCTGCTGGTCTGGTTGTTCGTCCGGCGCGCCGACCGGACGCTGCTGGTGTGGGCCGGCATCGGGACGGCGGTGCTGCTGGTGCTCGCGGTGTTCTCGGTGATCGGTGCGGCGGCCGTGCTCGCCTCCGATGGTGCGGTCCAGGCCGGCGGTGCCCTCCCCGAGTTCATGACGGGCAGCGCGTCCGCGGAGAACCCGCTCGTCGCGGCCGGGTACCGGCTGCTGCTGTGGGTGTTCCTCGTCGTCGCGCAGGGGCTGCTCGGCATGACCGTGCCGATCGCGATCCTGCTCGGGTTCTGGGCGGCACGGCGGCGGATCCTGGAACGACCGGGCGAGCACCTCAGGCTGCTGCGGATCACCGCGGTCGGCGGGATCGCGGTCGGCTGGGCGGGCGGCCTGCCGCACGCGCTGGCACACATCGGGGTGCTCGACGGGTTCGAGCGGGTGATGTGGGTGTTCGGCGGAACGCAGATGCTCACCGGCCTGGCCTGCGGTATCGGCTACGTCGCGCTGTTCGGGTTGGTCGGCGACCGGGTCGCACGGCGGCCGCTCGGGCCGGTCGGCGCGGCGGTGGCCGCGGTCGGGAAGCGGTCGCTGACCAGCTACCTGGGGCAGTCGGTGCTGTGCGCGCCGCTGCTCGCGGCGTGGGGGTTCGGGCTGGGAGCGGTGTTCGGCAGCGTGACCATGGCGCTGTTCGCGGTCGGGGTGTGGCTGGTGACGGTGGCGTACGCCGTCTGGCTGGAACGGCGGGGGAGGCCCGGGCCGGCGGAGACCCTGCTTCGGCGGCTGGCGTACCGCTCGTGA
- a CDS encoding DUF4253 domain-containing protein: protein MSLTDTGPAGPATFPDDPDATLYGRLLRRAHVTGRCPVWVHPDDLEHTLDRPEDPDDLADAIDVTGGEAVLDRWWPGPCRAECPCGDPLPDAIPRAWLGRPAPDLSLRPETFDAAVELAAGYQGSLAVVDAYRPSDVPAVLGWAGICNYPHQDLVALSAVLRYWEARWGAVVVSLTRSRMTLSVARPPMHDDECEQVAAEHFAFCPDQPDPQNGDYYSLRRYAGMVRGARSWGFWWD, encoded by the coding sequence ATGAGTCTCACCGACACCGGCCCGGCCGGCCCCGCGACCTTCCCCGACGACCCCGACGCCACCTTGTACGGACGCCTGCTCCGCCGCGCCCACGTGACGGGGCGATGCCCGGTCTGGGTGCACCCGGACGACCTCGAGCACACCCTCGACCGTCCGGAGGACCCCGACGATCTGGCCGACGCCATCGACGTGACCGGCGGCGAGGCCGTGCTGGACCGGTGGTGGCCCGGACCGTGTCGCGCCGAGTGCCCGTGTGGTGATCCGCTGCCGGACGCGATCCCGCGGGCCTGGCTCGGGCGGCCCGCACCGGACCTGTCACTGCGCCCCGAGACGTTCGACGCGGCCGTCGAGCTCGCGGCCGGCTACCAGGGCTCGCTGGCGGTGGTCGACGCCTACCGGCCCTCCGACGTCCCGGCGGTGCTCGGCTGGGCCGGGATCTGCAACTACCCGCACCAGGACCTGGTGGCCCTGTCCGCGGTGCTGCGCTACTGGGAGGCGCGTTGGGGTGCGGTCGTCGTCAGCCTGACCCGCTCGCGGATGACGCTGTCGGTCGCCCGCCCACCGATGCACGACGACGAGTGCGAGCAGGTCGCCGCCGAGCACTTCGCGTTCTGCCCCGACCAGCCGGACCCCCAGAACGGCGACTACTACTCGTTACGGCGCTACGCCGGGATGGTCCGCGGTGCCCGCTCGTGGGGTTTCTGGTGGGACTGA